In a genomic window of Balnearium lithotrophicum:
- a CDS encoding cytochrome c3 family protein, translated as MRKGILLTFVLILSFINSEAKECGGKGYTGTDKSYCLSCHRSGCPIVHPVSIEIRKTECIDVPENFPRAEDNRMTCATCHDMTSNRKKFLRGKGEFKERYSFCFQCHNRECYKKFNPHRTISSKLSWNEKKKACIYCHGFGAKLNAYRACVGCHTKTPHVGAPEHIFAKREEVLKLTKGKKEIFNVSTMKQLNPKIDINELKKRKPKVILVNGRIECITCHNPHPQIAIPAPPERNPWGSMERADFEYKVKKLNEELSKFEVNTNGVKLMSRDLRSGKLCKVCHSINSLK; from the coding sequence ATGAGGAAGGGAATACTGCTTACGTTTGTTCTAATTTTAAGCTTCATCAATTCGGAAGCTAAAGAGTGTGGTGGAAAGGGATACACCGGAACTGACAAATCCTACTGTCTGAGTTGCCATAGGAGTGGTTGTCCTATCGTCCATCCAGTTTCTATTGAAATTAGAAAGACGGAATGTATCGATGTTCCCGAGAATTTCCCAAGGGCAGAAGATAACAGAATGACCTGTGCAACTTGCCACGATATGACCTCCAACAGGAAGAAATTCTTAAGGGGAAAGGGAGAGTTTAAGGAGAGGTACTCCTTCTGTTTCCAGTGTCACAATAGAGAGTGTTATAAAAAGTTTAATCCTCACAGGACAATATCCTCCAAATTAAGTTGGAACGAAAAGAAGAAGGCCTGTATATACTGTCACGGTTTTGGAGCAAAGCTCAACGCTTACAGAGCCTGCGTTGGGTGCCACACCAAGACTCCTCACGTTGGAGCTCCCGAGCATATCTTTGCAAAGCGGGAGGAGGTTTTAAAACTAACAAAGGGAAAGAAGGAAATTTTTAATGTATCTACGATGAAACAGTTAAATCCAAAAATTGATATCAATGAACTTAAAAAGAGAAAGCCCAAAGTCATTTTGGTAAACGGAAGGATTGAGTGTATAACCTGCCACAATCCACATCCTCAAATTGCCATTCCTGCCCCTCCTGAGAGGAATCCGTGGGGGAGTATGGAGAGGGCAGATTTTGAGTACAAAGTGAAAAAGCTCAACGAGGAGCTCTCAAAGTTTGAAGTTAACACCAATGGCGTAAAGCTTATGAGTAGAGATTTGAGAAGTGGCAAACTGTGTAAGGTCTGCCACTCCATCAACTCGCTTAAGTAG
- a CDS encoding formate dehydrogenase subunit gamma has translation MGIWEAFKRRFRVRAEQDKLLIVDGEKIMIQKFTLFQRLLHVGIFSTFIWQIITGYPLKFYDTAWARPIIDLLGGIPGEMTIHRISGFIMFSDFLLTVLYLILILIANWDLAKKDFFGYFKIVPGPTDVTFVHYIKYLLGFRKVPPDWDEYIWVDKFDFWAVGWGMLAIGITGWILWLPEVFTGFLHLPPETVQIAYLMHSDEAVLALGWIALVHMYMVHYGPNKFPMDWIWLTGTASEVEWIEERPRSYRRIIKAVAENEPHLLEKYPFLKERYEFVREVEKLPEEEMIEKMHEYAHHLLEKEVEGRTA, from the coding sequence ATGGGAATTTGGGAAGCTTTTAAAAGGAGATTTAGGGTAAGGGCAGAGCAGGATAAGCTTCTCATCGTAGACGGTGAGAAGATAATGATACAGAAGTTTACTCTCTTTCAAAGGCTCCTCCACGTTGGTATCTTTTCAACGTTCATCTGGCAGATAATTACTGGATACCCCTTAAAGTTCTACGATACAGCTTGGGCAAGGCCGATAATAGACTTGTTAGGTGGAATTCCTGGAGAGATGACAATTCACAGAATTTCCGGTTTCATCATGTTTTCAGACTTCCTCTTAACGGTTCTATACTTGATACTTATTCTCATAGCAAACTGGGATTTGGCAAAGAAGGACTTTTTCGGTTACTTTAAGATTGTTCCCGGACCAACCGACGTTACATTCGTTCACTACATTAAATATCTCTTAGGATTCAGGAAGGTTCCTCCAGATTGGGACGAGTACATCTGGGTCGATAAGTTTGACTTCTGGGCCGTTGGTTGGGGTATGCTTGCAATCGGTATTACAGGTTGGATACTCTGGCTTCCAGAGGTTTTTACTGGATTTCTTCACCTTCCGCCAGAAACTGTGCAGATTGCATACTTGATGCACTCTGACGAAGCTGTTTTGGCCTTAGGCTGGATAGCCTTAGTTCACATGTACATGGTTCACTACGGACCTAACAAGTTCCCGATGGACTGGATTTGGCTTACAGGAACAGCCTCAGAGGTAGAGTGGATTGAGGAAAGACCAAGGAGCTACAGGAGAATTATTAAGGCTGTAGCTGAAAACGAACCCCACCTCTTAGAGAAGTATCCCTTTTTAAAGGAACGTTACGAGTTTGTCCGTGAAGTTGAGAAACTTCCAGAAGAAGAGATGATAGAGAAGATGCACGAGTACGCTCACCATCTCCTTGAAAAGGAAGTTGAAGGGAGGACTGCATAA
- a CDS encoding multiheme c-type cytochrome: MRKYLIALLLISAPSLAVESPLLSAPSADTSTWAQKLKEFKRPELPKVKEYPKPFHYENQYSYKMNDVCSACHTFAAHKKDRKYSPFYNAHSTFMSCNTCHFVKEGLNYSWAEIDKGNVKLLKSGDFYGLKYIKVGNRIMLSGEESSAKIVPVYEGKPVELPLKGNEELLKDVNSVAKMHNALTDNPLKCEDCHKENGVLNFRELGFSEERIKDLEHNEVVKGLKEYKTIHFPKFIW, encoded by the coding sequence ATGAGAAAGTATCTAATAGCATTGTTACTCATATCAGCACCCTCTTTAGCTGTAGAGAGTCCTCTTCTCTCTGCTCCATCTGCTGATACATCAACTTGGGCTCAGAAACTTAAGGAGTTTAAGAGGCCTGAGTTACCAAAAGTAAAGGAGTATCCTAAGCCGTTTCACTACGAAAACCAATACAGTTATAAAATGAACGATGTCTGTTCGGCATGTCATACATTTGCTGCACACAAGAAGGACAGAAAGTACTCACCGTTCTACAATGCCCACAGTACATTCATGAGCTGCAACACGTGCCACTTTGTTAAAGAGGGTTTGAACTACAGCTGGGCTGAAATAGACAAAGGAAACGTAAAGCTTTTAAAGAGTGGTGATTTCTACGGATTAAAGTATATTAAAGTAGGAAACAGGATTATGCTCTCTGGAGAGGAGAGTAGTGCAAAAATAGTTCCCGTTTATGAGGGAAAACCTGTAGAGCTTCCTCTTAAGGGAAATGAAGAACTTTTAAAGGATGTCAATTCAGTTGCAAAAATGCACAATGCACTTACGGATAATCCGTTAAAGTGTGAGGACTGCCATAAGGAAAATGGAGTTCTTAACTTTAGGGAACTTGGATTCTCAGAGGAGAGAATAAAGGACCTTGAACACAACGAGGTTGTAAAGGGATTGAAGGAATACAAAACAATCCACTTCCCCAAATTTATCTGGTAA
- a CDS encoding NHL repeat-containing protein, which yields MKKGFLTVLFLVLMAVTTVAGEIKGNWKFPSDIAVSNGKLYVVDGLNNRISVYDLYGEHLTDIRIDSPYGIFAFNGLIYTVSQKGKLTVMDENGGVEKVLNLEGRPIDVVKIGSKLFVTDGKSESIDVYDLDGNLIRKVGGKGTAPGNFVGIFLSDASKNTLFVVDSVNARIQEFSKDGSFVRQFGKFGIEEGDLFRPKGVAYCGNGNLVVSDAITGALQLFNIYGGFERVIAKGLYYPTAVACYRGEVFVLEPLKNRVLTFKVQGVK from the coding sequence ATGAAGAAAGGATTTTTAACTGTTCTGTTTCTTGTTTTAATGGCAGTTACCACCGTTGCAGGAGAAATAAAGGGAAACTGGAAGTTCCCCTCTGATATAGCCGTTTCAAACGGGAAACTCTACGTCGTTGATGGTCTGAACAACAGAATTTCAGTCTACGACCTGTACGGTGAACATCTAACGGATATAAGGATTGATTCCCCTTACGGAATTTTTGCCTTTAACGGCCTTATATATACTGTAAGTCAAAAGGGAAAGCTTACAGTGATGGACGAAAATGGTGGCGTTGAAAAGGTTTTAAACCTCGAAGGAAGGCCTATCGATGTTGTTAAGATTGGTTCAAAACTCTTTGTAACAGATGGAAAGAGTGAATCTATTGATGTTTACGACCTTGACGGGAACCTTATAAGAAAAGTTGGTGGTAAAGGAACAGCTCCTGGAAACTTTGTCGGAATATTCCTGAGTGATGCTTCAAAGAATACGTTGTTTGTTGTTGACTCTGTAAATGCCAGGATTCAAGAGTTTAGTAAGGATGGAAGCTTTGTTCGTCAGTTTGGAAAGTTTGGAATTGAGGAGGGAGACCTCTTTAGACCCAAGGGAGTTGCTTACTGTGGAAATGGAAACTTGGTGGTTTCAGATGCCATAACTGGAGCTCTTCAGCTTTTCAACATTTACGGCGGTTTTGAAAGGGTAATAGCTAAAGGACTCTACTATCCAACAGCTGTTGCCTGTTACAGAGGAGAGGTATTTGTCCTTGAACCCCTCAAGAACAGGGTACTTACATTTAAAGTTCAAGGAGTCAAGTAA
- a CDS encoding cytochrome c3 family protein — MRKSLLLLLSILVAPNVSEAKLKKSMKKECLVCHENWLLESKIKSPNLLTTESYRAADKLMCLTCHDGSMADDRLTFLGFKHFSHPVNKKVPEDFKMPKGFPLQNGRLYCGTCHTPHTKTGSEKKLDYTFMREPNVNSSLCMKCHKENEEHGRNHPIFKEEREPLKLEYALKIEKLGGKLTDDGKVRCESCHSAHRGRAKNALIERADNSLLCSVCHIENVNSKEHPNFRNHPIHKKLPKNADVSFFKENKAVTKSVECMTCHKVHKEENKHLLVANERKLCILCHVSEKPVLKTKHNISDKGCSSCHIAHKAKGRKLWSREIPEDAFDYAALIEARGKTDILCLSCHYPEHVINGKEVETVGTLTHPTGKKVEGKVKLPLPGGRLACTTCHDPHHSFNNNPKGKFLRKERVSLCITCHREEADVKRGAHGEIDKKRWKKGDCAACHNVHKAKGGYLSRVVYGEISPMEPPVDGFCLACHDPEGMAKHKVKESIFNEHPVGVDNPTDKLPGRKVSCATCHNPHTHKEELLRIPVRENSKLCITCHTDENLTNSSHDILKNRNVKLSEKEREEIVKHGSCSICHTPHNPKFKVLWSRKPGKGETIGERLCSSCHSKGGLAEDRTIGRFSHPIGEKVTEKNRSMILNSRLPLVNQMTGHVAKRGEKGVFDCATCHDPHNGADKKRLIRYTLEGDSLLCTACHRAESKVIGTDHDMRVVNKNFKNALGKVVLKDGVCSACHVPHKAKDKLLWATDIKEISGNRMSDYCLTCHSKSGVAKDKVVKFYYHPKKDVTVRSFDRPGREGDWPIFDKNGKRVLAGGEITCETCHDPHVWSKWEKKPPMKPVEGSALNSFLRNRDLKGSICVDCHGLDALFRYKMFHWKKAHSKKPSYR, encoded by the coding sequence ATGAGGAAATCACTGCTTCTTTTGCTGTCAATTTTGGTAGCACCTAACGTTTCAGAGGCAAAACTAAAAAAGAGTATGAAAAAGGAGTGTTTGGTCTGTCATGAGAACTGGCTCCTTGAGTCAAAGATAAAGTCACCCAATTTGCTAACCACAGAATCCTATAGGGCAGCTGATAAATTAATGTGTTTAACCTGCCACGATGGTTCAATGGCAGACGATAGGCTCACCTTTTTAGGTTTTAAACACTTCTCACATCCTGTTAATAAAAAAGTACCTGAAGATTTTAAGATGCCAAAAGGTTTTCCCCTTCAAAATGGAAGGCTCTACTGTGGAACGTGCCATACACCCCATACAAAAACGGGAAGTGAGAAGAAGTTAGACTACACATTTATGAGGGAACCGAACGTAAATTCCTCCCTCTGTATGAAGTGTCACAAGGAGAATGAGGAGCACGGTAGAAACCACCCAATCTTTAAGGAAGAAAGGGAACCCTTAAAGTTAGAGTATGCCCTTAAAATCGAAAAGTTGGGTGGAAAACTGACAGACGATGGAAAAGTTAGGTGTGAATCGTGCCACTCTGCCCACAGGGGAAGGGCTAAAAACGCCCTCATTGAAAGGGCTGACAACTCCCTCCTGTGTTCGGTATGTCACATTGAAAACGTTAATTCAAAGGAACATCCAAACTTTAGGAATCACCCCATACATAAGAAGTTACCTAAAAATGCGGATGTTTCTTTCTTTAAGGAAAATAAAGCCGTTACAAAGTCCGTTGAATGTATGACGTGTCACAAGGTTCATAAAGAGGAGAATAAGCACCTCCTCGTAGCTAACGAGAGGAAACTCTGTATTCTCTGTCACGTTAGCGAGAAACCTGTCCTTAAAACAAAACACAACATAAGCGACAAGGGATGTAGCTCATGTCACATAGCTCATAAAGCAAAGGGAAGGAAACTGTGGAGTAGGGAGATTCCTGAAGATGCCTTTGACTATGCTGCACTGATTGAGGCACGAGGAAAAACCGATATACTCTGTCTATCCTGTCACTATCCTGAACACGTTATAAACGGTAAGGAAGTTGAAACTGTTGGAACGTTAACCCACCCAACAGGTAAGAAGGTTGAAGGAAAGGTAAAGCTTCCTCTGCCTGGAGGAAGACTTGCCTGTACAACCTGTCATGACCCGCACCATTCGTTCAACAATAATCCAAAGGGTAAATTCCTTAGAAAGGAGAGGGTATCCTTATGTATAACCTGTCATAGGGAAGAAGCTGATGTTAAAAGGGGAGCTCACGGGGAGATAGATAAGAAAAGGTGGAAAAAGGGAGACTGTGCAGCATGCCATAACGTTCACAAGGCTAAGGGCGGTTATCTGTCAAGGGTAGTTTATGGAGAAATTTCACCTATGGAACCTCCCGTTGATGGATTCTGTCTGGCGTGTCACGACCCAGAGGGTATGGCAAAACACAAGGTTAAGGAAAGTATCTTTAACGAGCACCCAGTAGGTGTTGATAACCCTACGGATAAACTTCCTGGAAGGAAGGTTTCTTGTGCAACATGCCACAACCCCCATACCCATAAGGAAGAACTTCTGAGAATTCCCGTTAGAGAAAACTCTAAACTCTGTATTACCTGTCATACTGATGAGAACTTAACAAACAGTTCCCACGATATCCTTAAAAATAGGAACGTTAAGCTTTCAGAAAAAGAAAGAGAGGAGATTGTTAAACACGGTTCCTGTTCAATCTGTCACACTCCTCACAATCCTAAGTTTAAAGTTCTCTGGAGCCGAAAACCAGGAAAAGGAGAGACTATTGGAGAAAGGCTCTGTAGCTCTTGTCACTCTAAAGGAGGTTTAGCTGAAGACAGGACGATAGGTAGGTTTAGCCATCCGATTGGAGAGAAGGTAACCGAAAAGAACAGAAGTATGATACTAAACTCGAGGCTTCCTCTCGTTAACCAAATGACTGGTCATGTAGCAAAGAGAGGAGAGAAGGGTGTATTTGACTGTGCAACATGTCACGACCCCCATAATGGAGCAGATAAAAAGAGATTGATAAGATATACGTTAGAAGGGGATAGTTTACTGTGTACAGCATGCCACAGGGCAGAGAGCAAGGTTATAGGAACAGACCACGATATGAGAGTGGTTAATAAAAACTTTAAGAATGCCCTTGGAAAGGTAGTCCTTAAAGATGGAGTCTGTTCTGCATGCCACGTTCCCCATAAAGCTAAGGACAAATTACTATGGGCAACTGACATCAAGGAAATTTCCGGAAATAGAATGTCAGATTACTGTCTAACCTGCCACTCTAAATCAGGTGTTGCAAAGGATAAGGTAGTTAAGTTCTACTACCATCCTAAGAAGGATGTTACTGTCAGGAGCTTCGACAGACCCGGAAGGGAAGGTGATTGGCCTATTTTTGATAAAAATGGAAAGAGGGTACTCGCAGGTGGTGAAATTACATGTGAAACGTGCCACGACCCACACGTTTGGAGTAAGTGGGAGAAAAAACCACCTATGAAGCCTGTTGAAGGTAGTGCACTCAACAGCTTCTTAAGGAATAGGGACCTAAAAGGTAGTATCTGTGTGGATTGCCACGGTCTGGATGCTCTATTTAGGTACAAAATGTTCCACTGGAAGAAAGCACACAGTAAGAAGCCCTCTTACAGGTAA
- the murB gene encoding UDP-N-acetylmuramate dehydrogenase: MKAEVRNPIELTTIGVGAPRKVYVPENLSELRSLLKEGLRVVGGGSNAVLSDEGPPLISLEKFRDVTLSGDLLRLGAGVTLSCVLRLQRKNKFSLFEFLSGVPRATVGGLVAQNAGAFGREIKDFLYSVEYLDIESGEVLRLNREEILNSFKYRSSPFPERGVVVSATFKVVPDDSISEKIKRIVNLRLKKHPPFYLKTAGSTFKNPSGLSAGKLLDECGFRGFKLKNLKFSEVHANFLINEGGAPFSEFLEIVETAREKVKGQKGVDLELEVRVV; encoded by the coding sequence TTGAAAGCTGAAGTAAGAAATCCTATCGAGCTGACAACGATTGGAGTAGGAGCTCCAAGAAAGGTTTACGTACCTGAAAATCTCTCGGAGCTCCGCTCCCTCTTAAAAGAAGGTTTGAGGGTAGTTGGAGGTGGGTCAAATGCCGTTCTCTCCGATGAAGGACCTCCTCTCATTTCCTTAGAAAAGTTTAGGGATGTTACGTTAAGTGGGGACCTTCTGAGGTTAGGGGCAGGTGTTACGCTTTCCTGTGTTTTAAGACTCCAAAGAAAAAATAAGTTTTCACTATTCGAGTTTCTTTCTGGAGTTCCAAGGGCAACCGTAGGGGGACTGGTAGCTCAGAATGCTGGAGCATTCGGAAGAGAGATTAAGGATTTTCTCTATTCTGTAGAGTATTTAGATATCGAATCGGGTGAGGTTTTAAGATTAAACAGAGAGGAAATACTGAATAGCTTTAAATATAGGAGTTCCCCATTTCCAGAGAGAGGAGTTGTAGTTTCTGCAACTTTTAAGGTAGTTCCAGATGATAGTATAAGTGAAAAGATAAAAAGGATAGTGAACTTAAGACTAAAAAAACATCCACCGTTCTACCTGAAAACTGCAGGTTCAACGTTTAAAAATCCAAGTGGACTTTCTGCCGGAAAGCTCTTGGATGAGTGCGGTTTTAGAGGTTTTAAGCTAAAAAATCTCAAGTTTTCAGAGGTCCATGCCAACTTTTTGATAAATGAGGGGGGAGCTCCATTTTCAGAGTTCCTTGAAATTGTTGAAACTGCAAGGGAGAAGGTAAAAGGCCAAAAGGGAGTAGATTTGGAATTGGAGGTAAGAGTAGTGTAA
- a CDS encoding CTP synthase translates to MSSKLIFVTGGVLSSIGKGITAASIGTLLESRGLKVTIQKLDPYLNVDAGTMNPYQHGEVYVTEDGAETDLDLGHYERFTNATMRRINNVTSGQIYQEIIQKERKGEFLGGTVQVIPHVTNLIKEKIKKLMSTDVDVVIVEVGGTVGDIEGLPFLEAIRQLGTEVGKSNAIYVHVTYVPYVRAAGELKTKPTQHSVKELRAIGIQPDIIVCRAERSIPHSVKKKIALFTNLKENEIVTAKDLQTIYEVPLVLQKEGIDELIVEKLQIPTYEKSDLSDWKEVVDRIKKPKEGNVRVALVGKYIELPDAYKSIVESFVHSGAANNVKVEIKWASAEELDENSPEEFLSDVHGILVPGGFGERGVEGKIKAVKYARENKIPFFGICLGMQCAVIEFARNVAGLEGAHSAEFSSTTPYPVIDLMEEQKGVEEKGGTMRLGAYPCILKEGTFSFSAYGVKEISERHRHRYEFNNKFRDVLEKAGLVIAGTSPDGKLVEIVEIKEHPWFVAVQFHPEFKSRPRTPHPLFLNFIKAAKELRNRVES, encoded by the coding sequence ATGTCCTCAAAATTAATTTTCGTAACTGGTGGAGTTTTATCCTCAATTGGAAAGGGAATAACGGCAGCCTCAATAGGGACACTCTTAGAGAGTAGGGGATTGAAGGTAACTATTCAGAAGTTGGACCCCTACTTAAACGTCGACGCGGGAACGATGAACCCTTACCAGCATGGGGAGGTCTACGTTACAGAGGATGGAGCAGAGACCGATTTGGACTTGGGACACTACGAGAGGTTTACAAATGCAACAATGAGGAGAATAAACAACGTAACTTCCGGTCAGATTTATCAGGAGATTATCCAAAAAGAGAGGAAGGGAGAGTTTTTAGGGGGCACCGTTCAGGTAATTCCCCACGTAACAAATTTAATTAAGGAAAAGATAAAAAAGCTGATGTCAACAGACGTTGATGTTGTAATAGTTGAGGTTGGAGGAACTGTAGGGGACATAGAGGGACTCCCCTTTTTAGAGGCAATAAGGCAGTTAGGAACGGAGGTGGGAAAGAGTAACGCTATATACGTCCATGTTACGTACGTCCCTTACGTGAGGGCAGCCGGAGAGTTAAAGACGAAACCTACCCAGCACTCGGTTAAGGAGCTCCGGGCAATAGGTATTCAGCCAGACATTATCGTCTGTCGTGCTGAAAGGAGTATTCCACACAGTGTTAAGAAAAAGATTGCCCTCTTTACCAACTTAAAGGAAAACGAAATTGTTACGGCAAAGGACTTACAGACGATATACGAGGTTCCCTTGGTTCTTCAAAAGGAGGGAATTGATGAACTCATAGTTGAAAAACTTCAGATTCCTACCTATGAAAAGTCCGACCTTTCCGACTGGAAGGAGGTTGTTGACAGGATAAAGAAACCCAAGGAGGGTAATGTAAGAGTAGCACTTGTAGGTAAGTACATTGAGCTTCCCGATGCCTACAAGAGCATAGTAGAGTCCTTCGTACATTCAGGGGCAGCAAACAATGTGAAGGTTGAAATTAAGTGGGCAAGTGCTGAAGAGCTTGACGAAAACTCCCCTGAGGAGTTCCTCTCGGACGTTCACGGGATCTTGGTTCCAGGGGGATTTGGAGAGAGGGGAGTTGAGGGAAAAATTAAGGCTGTTAAGTACGCAAGGGAAAATAAAATTCCATTCTTTGGAATTTGCCTTGGAATGCAGTGTGCCGTAATTGAATTTGCAAGGAACGTTGCGGGGTTAGAGGGAGCCCACAGTGCAGAGTTCAGCTCAACAACGCCCTATCCGGTTATAGACCTGATGGAGGAGCAGAAGGGCGTTGAGGAGAAGGGCGGAACTATGAGACTCGGAGCATATCCTTGTATTCTTAAGGAAGGAACATTCAGCTTTTCGGCCTACGGAGTAAAGGAAATTTCTGAGAGACACAGACACAGGTACGAGTTTAACAATAAGTTCAGGGATGTTTTGGAAAAGGCTGGACTCGTTATAGCTGGAACCTCTCCCGACGGAAAGTTGGTAGAAATTGTTGAGATAAAAGAACATCCCTGGTTTGTTGCTGTCCAGTTTCATCCAGAGTTTAAATCAAGACCGAGAACCCCCCATCCCCTCTTTCTAAACTTTATTAAAGCAGCAAAGGAACTTAGAAACAGAGTTGAAAGCTGA
- the kdsB gene encoding 3-deoxy-manno-octulosonate cytidylyltransferase: MEDLLVVIPARIGSQRLPEKPLREICGKPLICWVVEAVKRVTSNILVATDSERVLNAVLKLGVRGKLTPSELPSGTDRVYYATKDESFPFIVNVQGDEPFVDREHIEAVYRALKSGALFSTVATPFKSIGDVKDPSMVKVVLDKKGKALYFSRSPIPYVRDGEVKPKNYLKHIGIYGYRKEALERFVNWERGKLEELEKLEQLRILENGEKIYVSIVEKDSFGVDTEEDLKRAEKILCGEV; encoded by the coding sequence ATGGAAGACTTGTTGGTTGTAATTCCGGCAAGGATAGGCTCACAGAGGCTCCCTGAAAAGCCCCTCAGGGAAATTTGTGGAAAGCCCTTAATATGCTGGGTGGTTGAAGCGGTTAAGAGGGTAACTTCAAATATTTTAGTTGCTACCGACAGCGAAAGAGTCTTGAACGCAGTTTTAAAGCTTGGAGTTAGGGGAAAGTTAACCCCTTCGGAGCTCCCAAGCGGGACGGACAGGGTCTACTACGCTACCAAAGATGAGAGCTTTCCATTTATCGTCAACGTTCAGGGAGATGAGCCATTTGTAGATAGGGAGCACATAGAGGCTGTTTACAGAGCTCTAAAGTCTGGAGCTCTTTTCTCAACTGTTGCAACCCCCTTTAAGAGTATTGGGGATGTAAAGGACCCTTCTATGGTTAAAGTTGTTTTGGATAAAAAGGGGAAGGCTCTCTACTTTTCAAGAAGCCCTATCCCTTATGTTAGAGATGGGGAAGTTAAACCTAAAAACTATTTAAAGCACATTGGAATTTATGGTTACAGAAAAGAAGCCCTTGAAAGGTTTGTTAACTGGGAAAGGGGAAAACTTGAGGAGTTGGAAAAACTTGAACAGCTCAGGATTCTTGAAAACGGAGAGAAGATTTACGTTTCGATAGTTGAAAAGGACTCCTTTGGGGTTGACACCGAGGAGGACCTAAAAAGAGCAGAAAAAATCCTTTGTGGAGAGGTGTAG
- the purQ gene encoding phosphoribosylformylglycinamidine synthase subunit PurQ, which translates to MRVGIPVFPGSNCDRDVGWVVESVLGHEAVYLWHSERDLKNVDCIIIPGGFSYGDYLRAGAMAKISPITEAICEFAEKGGLVMGICNGFQILLEAGLLPGAMLPNKTLSFICKFVHLRLENNEIPFTRLYKKGEVLKIPIAHAEGNYTCPEETLKEIEENGQVVVRYCSPEGVVSEDYNPNGSLNNIAGICNKRGNVFGLMPHPERASEAILGSEDGLRMFKSIVESITKV; encoded by the coding sequence ATGAGAGTTGGAATACCAGTTTTTCCAGGAAGTAACTGTGATAGGGACGTTGGATGGGTCGTTGAAAGTGTTTTAGGACATGAGGCTGTTTACCTTTGGCATTCGGAGAGGGACTTGAAAAACGTTGACTGCATCATTATTCCGGGGGGATTTTCCTACGGAGACTATTTAAGAGCCGGAGCTATGGCAAAAATTTCCCCTATTACTGAAGCCATTTGTGAGTTTGCAGAAAAGGGTGGACTTGTAATGGGAATCTGTAACGGATTTCAGATTCTCCTTGAAGCAGGGCTCCTTCCTGGTGCAATGCTTCCAAACAAAACACTCTCCTTTATCTGTAAGTTTGTCCATCTAAGACTTGAGAACAATGAGATACCGTTTACACGTCTTTATAAAAAGGGAGAAGTCCTGAAAATACCTATAGCCCACGCTGAGGGGAACTACACGTGTCCTGAGGAAACGTTAAAGGAGATTGAAGAAAACGGTCAGGTTGTAGTGAGGTACTGCTCACCAGAGGGGGTCGTTTCGGAGGATTACAATCCAAACGGTTCTCTAAACAACATTGCAGGTATATGCAACAAAAGGGGAAACGTCTTTGGACTGATGCCCCATCCGGAAAGGGCTTCTGAAGCCATTCTGGGCTCTGAGGATGGACTTAGGATGTTTAAATCAATAGTTGAAAGCATTACAAAGGTTTAA
- the purS gene encoding phosphoribosylformylglycinamidine synthase subunit PurS, whose protein sequence is MAIYLVKLFISYRQGVLDPQGVAVEKAAHQLGFERVRNVRVGKFITMEIEASNEDEVKREIEEMAKKFLVNPVIEEYSYEIEEVK, encoded by the coding sequence ATGGCGATTTATTTGGTGAAGTTATTCATCAGCTATAGACAGGGAGTTCTTGACCCTCAAGGTGTTGCAGTGGAAAAGGCTGCCCATCAGTTGGGTTTTGAAAGGGTAAGAAACGTTAGAGTAGGAAAGTTTATAACAATGGAAATAGAAGCAAGTAACGAGGATGAGGTAAAGAGGGAAATTGAGGAGATGGCGAAGAAGTTCCTCGTAAATCCCGTTATTGAAGAGTATTCCTACGAAATCGAAGAGGTGAAGTAA